One Methylobacterium sp. AMS5 genomic region harbors:
- a CDS encoding ATP-binding protein produces the protein MTDRLAWLPLRRRSIAVRLAVSSFLSSTAILVIAAFILTTLYRENTERAFDSRLLVFANNLATDLVSPSDPETRSFSLGDPRFDLPLSGWYWQVGRPDAKPRDLRTSRSLVGVPLKGPDQAGTATVGQIRQGYGRGQDDRSLRIVERDVDVGADGRYTVRVAGPADEIVNDVERFRFSLFMTFGLLGFSLAATALLQIRFGLAPLRKLRTALGSIRRGEADRIDGEYPRDIAPLAGEINLLIETNREILERARTQVGNLAHALKTPLSIIVNEAGSSDAPPELSEKIREQAAVMRDQVNYHLDRARAAALAGTLGTSTEVEPALAGLVRTFGKIYRDKDIAYEVHVPPGLRFRGEKQDFEEMIGNLVDNASKWAAGRVSISAVPTAEHDYPHLLVAVEDDGPGLPEEDRAAVLKRGQRLDETKPGSGLGLSIVADLAALYRGRFRLEAAALGGLRAVIEVPGDAPAGGGQR, from the coding sequence ATGACCGACCGCCTCGCCTGGCTCCCCCTGCGCCGCCGCTCCATCGCGGTCCGGCTCGCGGTTTCCTCGTTCCTGTCGAGCACCGCGATCCTCGTCATCGCGGCCTTCATCCTCACCACGCTCTACCGCGAGAACACCGAGCGCGCCTTCGACAGCCGCCTGCTCGTCTTCGCCAACAACCTCGCCACCGATCTCGTCTCGCCGAGCGATCCCGAGACGCGCTCCTTCTCGCTCGGCGATCCGCGTTTCGACCTGCCGCTCTCGGGCTGGTACTGGCAGGTCGGGCGGCCCGACGCGAAGCCGCGGGATCTGCGCACCTCGCGCTCGCTCGTCGGCGTGCCGCTGAAAGGGCCCGATCAGGCCGGCACCGCGACCGTCGGTCAGATCCGCCAGGGCTACGGCCGGGGCCAGGACGACCGCAGCCTGCGCATCGTCGAGCGCGATGTCGATGTCGGGGCCGACGGGCGCTACACCGTGCGGGTGGCCGGGCCGGCGGACGAGATCGTCAACGACGTCGAGCGCTTCCGCTTCTCGCTGTTCATGACCTTCGGCCTGCTCGGCTTCTCGCTCGCGGCGACCGCGCTGCTGCAGATCCGCTTCGGCCTTGCCCCCTTGCGCAAGCTGCGCACGGCGCTCGGCTCGATCCGCCGCGGCGAGGCCGACCGGATCGACGGCGAGTACCCGCGCGACATCGCGCCCCTCGCGGGCGAGATCAACCTCCTGATCGAGACCAATCGCGAGATCCTGGAGCGGGCCCGCACCCAGGTCGGCAACCTCGCCCACGCGTTGAAGACCCCGCTCTCGATCATCGTCAACGAGGCCGGCAGCAGCGACGCCCCGCCGGAATTGTCGGAGAAGATTCGCGAGCAGGCGGCGGTGATGCGCGATCAGGTGAACTATCACCTCGACCGTGCCCGCGCCGCCGCGCTCGCGGGCACGCTCGGAACCTCGACGGAGGTCGAGCCGGCCCTCGCCGGCCTCGTGCGCACGTTCGGCAAGATCTACCGCGACAAGGACATCGCCTACGAGGTCCACGTTCCGCCGGGTCTGCGCTTCCGCGGCGAGAAGCAGGATTTCGAGGAGATGATCGGCAACCTCGTCGACAATGCCTCGAAATGGGCGGCGGGCCGGGTCTCGATCTCCGCTGTGCCGACGGCCGAGCACGATTATCCCCATCTCCTCGTGGCGGTGGAGGATGACGGGCCGGGTCTGCCCGAGGAGGACCGCGCGGCGGTGCTCAAGCGCGGCCAGCGTCTCGACGAGACCAAGCCGGGCTCCGGGCTCGGCTTGTCGATCGTCGCAGATCTGGCCGCGCTCTATCGCGGCCGCTTCCGCCTGGAGGCCGCCGCGCTCGGGGGGCTGCGCGCGGTGATCGAGGTGCCGGGCGACGCGCCCGCCGGCGGCGGACAACGCTGA
- a CDS encoding type II toxin-antitoxin system VapB family antitoxin, which yields MRKTDRLVRLLAERKGVPLTEAVKVAVRNELEREERRPGLWARLKPLHERVAARPSTGLEANKAVFDGLNDEGCSSMPPP from the coding sequence ATGCGGAAGACGGACCGCCTCGTCCGCCTCCTGGCCGAGCGGAAGGGTGTTCCGCTCACGGAAGCCGTCAAGGTCGCCGTCCGCAACGAACTGGAGCGGGAGGAGCGCCGACCCGGCCTGTGGGCGCGGCTGAAACCTCTGCACGAGCGCGTGGCCGCGCGGCCCTCCACGGGCCTCGAGGCCAACAAGGCCGTCTTCGACGGGCTGAACGACGAGGGATGTTCGTCGATGCCTCCGCCCTGA
- a CDS encoding response regulator transcription factor — protein sequence MRLLVVEDDRDINRQVVAALEEAGYVADKAFDGEEGGYLGENEPYDAIILDMGLPKADGVTVLQNWRRAGVKTPVIILTARDRWSDKVDGFDAGADDYVTKPFHMEELMARVRAILRRAAGHASSQIACGPVTLDTRSGRVFVDGAPIKLTSHEYRLLSYLMHHTGRVVSRAELTEHLYDQDFDRDSNTIEVFVGRLRKKLAVDLIQTVRGLGYLIDPNQPPGRG from the coding sequence GTGCGCCTGCTCGTGGTCGAGGATGACCGTGACATCAACCGGCAAGTCGTCGCCGCGTTGGAAGAGGCCGGCTACGTCGCCGACAAGGCTTTCGATGGCGAGGAGGGCGGCTATCTCGGCGAGAACGAGCCCTACGACGCCATCATTCTCGACATGGGCTTGCCCAAGGCCGACGGCGTCACCGTGCTCCAGAACTGGCGCCGGGCCGGGGTGAAGACCCCCGTCATCATCCTGACCGCCCGCGACCGCTGGTCCGACAAGGTGGACGGCTTCGACGCGGGCGCCGACGACTACGTCACCAAGCCCTTCCACATGGAGGAGCTGATGGCCCGCGTGCGCGCGATCCTTCGCCGCGCGGCGGGTCACGCGTCGAGTCAGATCGCCTGCGGCCCCGTCACCCTCGACACCCGCTCCGGTCGCGTCTTCGTGGACGGCGCCCCGATCAAGCTGACGAGCCACGAATACCGGCTGCTCTCCTACCTGATGCACCATACCGGCCGCGTCGTCTCCCGCGCGGAACTGACGGAGCATCTCTACGACCAGGATTTCGACCGCGACTCCAACACCATCGAGGTGTTCGTCGGGCGTCTGCGCAAAAAGCTCGCCGTGGACCTGATCCAGACGGTGCGGGGACTGGGCTATCTGATCGATCCGAACCAGCCGCCGGGGCGGGGGTGA
- a CDS encoding type II toxin-antitoxin system VapC family toxin — MFVDASALIAIITEEPEGQALAERLEAAEVPITSPVAVYEAALGIACKKQDGLEAARADVAMLPDLARIGLVPITPEDAGRALDAFERYGQETGHPARLNTGDCFAYAVAQNHGVPLLYKGEDFARTDLGSQ, encoded by the coding sequence ATGTTCGTCGATGCCTCCGCCCTGATCGCGATCATCACGGAAGAGCCGGAGGGACAAGCTCTCGCCGAACGTCTCGAAGCGGCGGAGGTGCCGATCACCTCGCCCGTTGCCGTCTACGAGGCGGCCCTCGGCATTGCCTGCAAGAAGCAGGATGGGCTCGAGGCGGCCCGAGCGGATGTTGCAATGCTGCCCGATCTCGCCCGGATCGGCCTCGTCCCGATCACCCCGGAGGATGCGGGCCGGGCGCTGGATGCCTTCGAACGCTACGGGCAGGAAACGGGGCATCCGGCCCGCCTCAACACGGGCGACTGCTTCGCTTACGCGGTCGCGCAGAATCACGGCGTGCCGCTCCTCTACAAGGGTGAGGACTTCGCGCGCACCGATCTTGGGAGCCAATGA
- the ccmI gene encoding c-type cytochrome biogenesis protein CcmI gives MTAIWFILAAMTGAAVFALLWPMSRRRRQGVGSEAEGGDGLATETGFYEDQLAEIERDLGRGLIAPAEAEAARAEAARRLLRASREERAEGSGAAPIAEPHLRQRRAASAFALSTVPLVALVVYGLYGSPNLPSQTDADRKATRAGAQDLMTAIGQIEARLANHPDDVRGWSVLGPVYMRLGRFDDAARAYAALVRLKGEDAQALSDWGEALVAAADGTVSPEARKVLGRALAADPKAAKPQFYLARGDEQAGDVAGAVRRLEAMAASAPADAPWLPTVRENLARLKGETLAAPKAGGEGSGDRAKDGAKDGAMSEAPVAGPGSNIQALPPSERIDAIRGMVEGLERRLAKQGGSADEWLRLVRSHAVLGERDKALDALERGRKAFPDDKEAQARFDAQAHELGLAGAGTGTPPPKAESAEKPGERNAAEPDAAASAIRAMPPAEREAAIRGMVASLDRRLAAKGGSADEWMRLVRSYGVIGDRAAAAQALDRARMALAANPNAVERLDALGKELGLTPAQP, from the coding sequence ATGACGGCGATCTGGTTCATCCTGGCGGCCATGACCGGCGCAGCCGTGTTCGCGCTGCTTTGGCCGATGTCGCGCCGCCGCCGGCAAGGGGTCGGTTCGGAGGCGGAGGGCGGCGACGGGCTCGCCACCGAGACCGGCTTCTACGAGGACCAACTCGCCGAGATCGAGCGCGATCTCGGCCGTGGCCTCATCGCCCCGGCGGAGGCCGAGGCCGCGCGCGCCGAGGCCGCGCGCCGGCTGCTGCGGGCGAGCCGCGAGGAGAGGGCCGAAGGGTCGGGCGCCGCGCCGATCGCCGAGCCGCATCTGCGCCAGCGCCGGGCGGCTTCCGCCTTCGCGCTGTCTACGGTCCCCCTCGTCGCGCTCGTCGTCTACGGCCTCTACGGCTCTCCGAACCTTCCGTCGCAGACCGACGCCGACCGCAAGGCGACGCGGGCCGGCGCGCAGGATCTGATGACCGCCATCGGCCAGATCGAGGCGCGGCTCGCCAACCACCCGGACGATGTCCGCGGCTGGAGCGTGCTCGGGCCGGTCTACATGCGGCTCGGGCGGTTCGACGACGCGGCCCGTGCCTACGCGGCGCTCGTCCGCCTCAAGGGCGAGGACGCCCAGGCGCTCTCGGATTGGGGCGAGGCCCTGGTCGCGGCGGCCGACGGCACGGTCTCGCCGGAGGCGCGCAAGGTGCTGGGCCGGGCGCTCGCCGCCGATCCGAAGGCGGCCAAGCCCCAGTTCTATCTCGCCCGCGGCGACGAGCAGGCCGGCGACGTGGCCGGCGCCGTGCGGCGGCTGGAAGCGATGGCGGCCTCCGCCCCCGCGGACGCACCCTGGCTGCCGACGGTGCGCGAGAACCTCGCCCGGCTGAAGGGCGAGACCTTGGCCGCGCCGAAGGCCGGAGGAGAGGGCTCCGGGGATCGAGCCAAGGACGGCGCCAAGGATGGGGCGATGTCCGAGGCGCCTGTGGCCGGGCCGGGCAGCAACATTCAGGCCTTGCCGCCTTCCGAGCGGATCGATGCGATCCGCGGCATGGTCGAGGGGCTGGAGCGGCGCTTGGCCAAGCAGGGCGGCAGCGCCGACGAGTGGCTGCGCCTCGTGCGCTCCCACGCGGTGCTCGGCGAGCGCGACAAGGCGCTCGACGCGCTGGAGCGCGGGCGCAAGGCGTTTCCCGACGACAAGGAGGCGCAGGCGCGTTTCGATGCGCAGGCCCACGAACTCGGCCTCGCCGGGGCCGGGACCGGGACGCCACCGCCGAAGGCCGAGAGCGCCGAAAAGCCCGGCGAGCGGAATGCGGCCGAGCCCGATGCTGCGGCCTCCGCAATCCGGGCGATGCCGCCGGCCGAGCGCGAAGCGGCGATCCGCGGCATGGTCGCCAGCCTCGACCGGCGGCTCGCCGCCAAGGGCGGCAGCGCCGACGAGTGGATGCGGCTCGTGCGCTCCTACGGCGTGATCGGCGACCGGGCTGCGGCAGCCCAGGCCCTCGACCGGGCCAGGATGGCGCTCGCCGCCAACCCGAATGCAGTCGAACGCCTCGACGCGCTCGGCAAGGAACTCGGTCTGACGCCCGCTCAACCGTAG
- a CDS encoding cytochrome c-type biogenesis protein → MTRFRSTIAALGLSLAAAPALAVQPNEVLKDPAMEARARHISEGLRCLVCQNQSIDDSDAPLAKDLRVLVRERLKEGDSNGQVIDYVVARYGEFVLLRPVFGWHTLLLWLSPLLAVGLGAFGIWRLSRRRPPTRAAGLSKAEEAEVEALLKRP, encoded by the coding sequence ATGACCCGCTTTCGCTCCACGATCGCCGCTCTCGGCTTGAGCCTCGCAGCAGCCCCTGCGCTCGCGGTGCAGCCGAACGAGGTGCTGAAGGACCCCGCCATGGAGGCGCGGGCGCGGCATATCTCGGAGGGCCTGCGCTGCCTCGTCTGCCAGAACCAGTCGATCGACGATTCCGACGCGCCGCTCGCCAAGGATCTGCGCGTGCTGGTGCGCGAGCGGCTCAAAGAGGGCGACAGCAACGGCCAAGTCATCGATTACGTCGTGGCCCGCTACGGCGAGTTCGTGCTGCTGCGCCCCGTCTTCGGCTGGCACACGCTGCTGCTCTGGCTGAGCCCGCTGCTCGCGGTGGGGCTCGGCGCCTTCGGCATCTGGCGCCTGTCGCGCCGCCGCCCGCCGACACGGGCGGCAGGTCTGTCCAAGGCGGAGGAAGCGGAGGTCGAGGCGCTGCTCAAGCGGCCCTAA
- the ccmE gene encoding cytochrome c maturation protein CcmE yields the protein MTRKSRRLILIAACGAVLALALGLILSAMSGSIVFFRSPADVAAQGVAPGTRFRLGGLVKDGSVKRGPDQNVEFAVTDTNATVPVQYRGLLPDLFREGQGIVAEGTLDVGGVFRADTVLAKHDENYMPREVADALKAQGRWQEGGGKEAPKDATKAAPKDAAKPETADATLGQRSER from the coding sequence GTGACCCGCAAGAGCCGCCGCCTGATCCTCATCGCCGCCTGCGGCGCCGTGCTGGCGCTGGCGCTCGGGCTGATCCTGTCGGCGATGAGCGGCTCGATCGTGTTCTTCCGCTCCCCCGCCGACGTGGCGGCGCAGGGCGTCGCACCGGGCACCCGCTTCCGCCTCGGCGGCCTCGTCAAGGACGGTTCGGTGAAGCGCGGGCCCGACCAGAACGTCGAATTCGCGGTAACCGACACCAACGCCACGGTGCCCGTGCAGTATCGCGGCCTGCTGCCCGACCTGTTCCGCGAGGGGCAGGGCATCGTCGCCGAGGGCACGCTCGATGTCGGCGGCGTGTTCCGCGCCGACACGGTGCTGGCCAAGCACGACGAGAACTACATGCCCCGCGAGGTCGCCGACGCCCTCAAGGCGCAGGGGCGCTGGCAGGAAGGCGGGGGCAAGGAAGCTCCCAAGGACGCGACCAAGGCGGCTCCGAAGGACGCGGCCAAGCCGGAGACGGCCGACGCCACCCTCGGCCAGCGCAGCGAGCGGTGA
- a CDS encoding DUF1007 family protein — MPIAASLGHRVLVAALGLVAGLATVSPAWAHPHVWITAKAELAYEAGRITGIRHAWTFDPEYTTFLTQGLDANGDGKVSPEELQGSAKEHAGNLAEFAYFTKLKVAGKEQAFAEPQEARMAMEGGKLTLSFLLPLKAPAAQGKGVAAVEVYDPTYFIAFSLAEGADALRLAGAAPGCSMTVTRAKNTEPTVASAGQSMTEAMFEALTAASNYGEQFANRAIVACP; from the coding sequence ATGCCGATCGCCGCCTCTCTCGGACATCGCGTCCTTGTCGCCGCGCTCGGCCTCGTCGCCGGTCTTGCGACCGTGAGCCCGGCCTGGGCCCACCCCCATGTCTGGATCACAGCCAAGGCCGAACTCGCCTACGAAGCAGGCCGCATCACCGGCATCCGCCATGCCTGGACCTTCGACCCCGAATACACCACCTTCCTGACGCAGGGGCTGGACGCGAACGGTGACGGCAAGGTCTCGCCCGAGGAGCTTCAGGGCTCGGCCAAGGAGCATGCCGGCAACCTCGCCGAGTTCGCCTACTTCACGAAGCTCAAGGTGGCCGGCAAGGAGCAGGCCTTCGCCGAGCCGCAGGAGGCGCGGATGGCCATGGAGGGCGGCAAGCTCACCTTGAGCTTCCTGCTGCCGCTGAAGGCTCCCGCCGCCCAGGGCAAGGGCGTCGCGGCGGTCGAGGTCTACGATCCGACCTACTTCATTGCCTTCAGTCTCGCCGAGGGCGCCGACGCGCTGCGCCTCGCCGGCGCCGCCCCCGGCTGCAGCATGACGGTGACGCGGGCGAAGAACACCGAGCCCACGGTGGCCTCCGCCGGCCAGTCGATGACCGAGGCGATGTTCGAGGCGCTGACCGCCGCCTCGAATTACGGCGAGCAATTCGCCAACCGGGCCATCGTCGCATGTCCCTAA
- a CDS encoding heme lyase CcmF/NrfE family subunit translates to MIVEIGHYALALALALSLVQAVMPAWAARSGDAALREVAGPAALGTFACILFAFCALTYAHVTSDFSVQNVVENSHTAKPLIYKISGVWGNHEGSMLLWVLILALFGAWVATAKTSVPPVLRTNALMVQASVTFVFVLFIITTSNPFARVAPAPLEGNDLNPLLQDFGLAIHPPLLYLGYVGFSVTFAFAVAALIEGRIDAVWARAVRPWALTAWSFLTLGIAMGSYWAYYELGWGGWWFWDPVENASLMPWIAGTALLHSIVVMEKRDALKVWTVLLAILTFSLSLVGTFIVRSGLLTSVHSFASDPSRGVFILAILALFIGGALSLFAWRAPSLRQGGLFAPISREGALVMNNLFLVAACATVFVGTLYPLLLEMLTGEKISVGPPFFNWTFIPLALPLLVIVPFGQALAWKRGDAAAAAQRLLAAFAVALVVALGAAALAWGGPVMAPVGLGFGTYLIIGSVLEIWARARGYGHNRTRDLGTTWRRAIGLPRSAWGTALAHAGVGVVVLGIAGQGWATEGLATIRPGGQVASGPYVATLDRVGPTKGENYEETTAFLTLRNRAGDYVGTAETGKRFYPSRRMTVTESGLKTVGVSQIYASLGEVMPDGSIGMRLYYKPLVLLIWIGSLIMAAGGGLSLTDRRMRVGAPVKARAKLPPSAVPAE, encoded by the coding sequence GTGATCGTCGAGATTGGCCATTACGCGCTGGCGCTCGCGCTGGCGCTCTCCCTGGTGCAGGCGGTGATGCCCGCCTGGGCCGCCCGCTCGGGCGATGCGGCTTTGCGCGAGGTGGCGGGGCCCGCCGCCCTCGGCACCTTCGCCTGCATCCTGTTCGCCTTCTGCGCGCTGACCTACGCGCACGTGACCTCGGACTTCTCGGTCCAGAACGTCGTCGAGAACTCGCACACCGCCAAGCCCCTGATCTACAAGATCTCCGGCGTCTGGGGGAACCACGAGGGCTCGATGCTCCTCTGGGTGCTCATCCTCGCCTTGTTCGGCGCCTGGGTCGCCACCGCCAAGACCTCCGTGCCGCCGGTGCTGCGCACCAACGCGCTGATGGTGCAGGCGAGCGTCACCTTCGTGTTCGTGCTGTTCATCATCACGACCTCGAACCCGTTCGCCCGCGTCGCGCCGGCGCCGCTGGAGGGCAACGACCTCAACCCGCTGCTGCAGGATTTCGGCCTCGCGATCCATCCGCCGCTGCTCTATCTCGGCTATGTCGGCTTCTCGGTCACCTTCGCCTTCGCCGTCGCCGCGCTGATCGAGGGGCGCATCGACGCGGTCTGGGCGCGGGCGGTGCGGCCCTGGGCCCTGACCGCCTGGAGCTTCCTGACGCTCGGCATCGCCATGGGCTCGTACTGGGCCTATTACGAACTCGGCTGGGGCGGCTGGTGGTTCTGGGACCCGGTCGAGAATGCCTCGCTGATGCCCTGGATCGCCGGCACGGCGCTGCTGCACTCCATCGTCGTCATGGAGAAGCGCGACGCGCTCAAGGTCTGGACGGTCCTGCTCGCCATCCTCACCTTCTCGCTCTCGCTGGTCGGCACCTTCATCGTCCGCTCGGGCCTGCTCACCTCGGTGCACAGCTTCGCCTCCGATCCGAGCCGCGGCGTCTTCATCCTCGCGATCCTGGCGCTGTTCATCGGCGGCGCGCTGAGCCTGTTCGCATGGCGGGCGCCGAGCTTGCGCCAGGGCGGCCTGTTCGCGCCGATCTCCCGCGAGGGCGCGCTGGTGATGAACAACCTGTTCCTCGTCGCCGCCTGCGCCACCGTCTTCGTCGGCACGCTCTACCCGCTGCTTCTGGAGATGCTGACCGGTGAAAAAATTTCGGTCGGCCCGCCCTTCTTCAACTGGACCTTCATCCCCCTGGCGCTGCCGCTCCTCGTGATCGTGCCGTTCGGGCAGGCACTCGCCTGGAAGCGGGGCGATGCCGCCGCCGCTGCGCAGCGCCTGCTCGCCGCCTTCGCGGTGGCCCTCGTCGTCGCACTCGGTGCGGCGGCTCTGGCCTGGGGCGGTCCGGTGATGGCGCCGGTCGGCCTCGGCTTCGGCACCTACCTCATCATCGGGTCGGTCCTCGAGATCTGGGCGCGCGCCCGCGGCTACGGTCACAACCGGACGCGCGACCTCGGAACGACGTGGCGCCGGGCGATCGGCCTGCCGCGCTCGGCCTGGGGCACGGCTTTGGCGCATGCCGGCGTCGGCGTCGTCGTGCTCGGCATCGCCGGGCAGGGCTGGGCGACGGAAGGGCTCGCAACGATCCGGCCGGGCGGTCAGGTCGCCTCCGGCCCCTACGTCGCCACCCTCGACCGCGTCGGCCCGACCAAGGGCGAGAACTACGAGGAGACCACCGCCTTCCTGACGCTGCGCAACCGCGCGGGCGACTACGTGGGCACCGCCGAGACCGGCAAGCGCTTCTATCCCTCCCGCCGGATGACGGTGACCGAGTCCGGCCTGAAGACGGTCGGGGTCAGCCAGATCTACGCCAGCCTCGGCGAGGTGATGCCCGACGGCTCCATCGGCATGCGGCTCTACTACAAGCCTCTGGTGCTGCTGATCTGGATCGGTTCGCTGATCATGGCAGCCGGCGGCGGCCTCTCGCTCACCGACCGGCGCATGCGTGTCGGCGCCCCGGTCAAGGCGCGCGCCAAGCTGCCGCCCTCCGCGGTGCCCGCCGAATGA
- a CDS encoding nickel transporter, which yields MSLTAALRPAGVAASRWPLRLALAVGAILAAAGFLGGIAWALGPVAAPPPRSPFGIGFREAAPATTGLGGWLLAVQSNFSSHLRAAVTALKAGGPWMPLIVMGFAYGVFHAAGPGHGKAVIAGYIVAGERTLRRGFALSAAAALLQAVVAIAIVLVGVLVLNTTAAGMTRAGTLIETVSFALVAGLGAAVTWRKAGRLAGLATDSPAEACGPGCGHTHLTDAAALDRLGGWRERAGVVLAAGSRPCAGAVLILVFCAAQGLLAAGIAATFAMALGTALTTGVLASLAVFAKGLALRLAGGRGQAGALAVGSLELLAGAFVLVLGLAMLSGLASGLGG from the coding sequence ATGTCCCTAACCGCCGCCCTGCGCCCCGCGGGCGTGGCGGCCAGCCGGTGGCCGCTGCGGCTGGCCCTTGCCGTCGGGGCGATACTGGCGGCTGCCGGCTTCCTTGGCGGCATCGCCTGGGCACTCGGCCCCGTCGCCGCGCCGCCGCCCCGCTCGCCCTTCGGTATCGGCTTCCGCGAGGCCGCGCCCGCGACGACCGGGCTCGGCGGCTGGCTGCTCGCGGTCCAGTCCAATTTCTCCAGCCACCTCCGCGCGGCGGTGACGGCGCTGAAGGCTGGAGGCCCCTGGATGCCGCTCATCGTGATGGGCTTCGCCTACGGCGTGTTCCATGCCGCCGGGCCCGGCCACGGCAAGGCGGTGATCGCCGGCTACATCGTGGCGGGTGAGCGTACGCTGCGCCGCGGCTTTGCCCTGAGCGCCGCGGCGGCCCTGCTCCAGGCTGTTGTGGCCATCGCCATCGTGCTGGTCGGCGTCCTCGTCCTCAACACGACCGCCGCCGGGATGACGCGGGCCGGTACCCTGATCGAGACCGTGAGCTTCGCCCTCGTGGCGGGGCTCGGGGCTGCGGTGACGTGGCGCAAGGCCGGGCGACTTGCCGGCCTTGCCACCGATAGCCCGGCCGAGGCGTGCGGTCCCGGCTGCGGCCATACCCACCTGACCGATGCCGCCGCCCTCGACCGGCTCGGCGGCTGGCGCGAGCGGGCGGGCGTGGTGCTCGCCGCCGGCTCCCGGCCCTGCGCCGGGGCGGTGCTGATCCTCGTGTTCTGCGCCGCGCAAGGCCTGCTCGCCGCCGGCATTGCCGCGACCTTCGCCATGGCGCTCGGCACCGCGCTCACCACCGGAGTCTTGGCGAGCCTCGCGGTGTTCGCCAAGGGCTTGGCGCTGCGGCTCGCGGGCGGGCGCGGGCAGGCCGGCGCGCTGGCGGTCGGCAGCCTCGAATTGTTGGCCGGCGCCTTCGTGCTGGTGCTCGGGCTCGCCATGCTGTCGGGTTTGGCCTCTGGCCTGGGTGGCTAA
- a CDS encoding histidine phosphatase family protein yields the protein MSRSTPPSATRIVCIRHGESTFNAHHEATGRDPGHIDARLSERGHAQVAAAREALRAIPFELVVTSPLTRALQTTAGIFSDHPARPDVLVEVLHRECQESSCDIGRAASVLAQEFPAFQVAHLPETWWYADGEAGPDGWHVEPRTLFDQRVSGFRDWLRSRPERTIGVVGHCTFFYHLTGRWLANCEALDVDLTAEPRPRAYG from the coding sequence ATGTCCCGCTCGACCCCGCCATCCGCCACCCGTATCGTCTGCATCCGCCACGGCGAATCGACGTTCAACGCGCATCACGAGGCGACGGGGCGCGACCCCGGCCATATCGATGCCCGCCTGTCCGAGCGCGGCCACGCCCAGGTCGCCGCGGCCCGCGAGGCGCTGCGCGCGATCCCCTTCGAACTCGTCGTCACCTCGCCGCTGACCCGGGCGCTCCAGACCACTGCCGGGATCTTCTCCGATCACCCGGCGCGGCCCGACGTGCTGGTGGAGGTGCTCCACCGCGAATGCCAGGAGAGCAGTTGCGACATCGGCCGGGCGGCCTCGGTGCTGGCGCAGGAATTTCCGGCCTTCCAAGTCGCCCATCTTCCCGAGACGTGGTGGTACGCGGACGGCGAGGCCGGGCCCGACGGCTGGCATGTCGAGCCGCGGACCCTGTTCGACCAGCGCGTCTCGGGGTTTCGCGATTGGCTGCGGTCGCGGCCGGAGCGGACCATCGGGGTCGTCGGCCACTGCACCTTCTTCTACCACCTGACCGGGCGCTGGCTCGCCAACTGCGAGGCGCTCGACGTCGACCTCACGGCGGAGCCGCGCCCGCGCGCCTACGGCTGA